In Meiothermus ruber DSM 1279, the following proteins share a genomic window:
- a CDS encoding MDR family MFS transporter, which translates to MNPSTQTPSQSTSRETQLTFIGILLGLFLAALDQTIVSTALPKIIADLNGAELYAWVTTAYLLASTVSAPIFGRLTELFSRKTILLVAISIFLLGSALAGLSQNMPELIAFRGLQGIGGGALFALALTTIAVLFPPRERGRVGGFFGAIFGVSSAVGPWLGGLLTDHFSWHWVFYINMPVGAVALWFILRYMPRLSPEHRERFDYLGAVLLVAWTVPLMLAFSWGGSTYPWLSAQILGLLGLSALALVLWVWSQNRVQHPLFDLSILRVRSFSLASAATFFYGPAFLGAVAFLPLYLQVVKGVSASASGVTVLPLTLGVVLGATGSGLLSGRLGRFKPLLLLGTGWLLAIFLTLHFLIKVDTPLWLAVLFFFLLGLGLGPAQSLLQIAAQNNVPPQRLGSATAFTQLMRQIGSTVGIALMGTLLAKNLTAETCKVFPDNAACRPGALVQRSNEAGVGFNLDEQFAKLEAQIVAALKGDTQAYATLLQDAQVPTQVKEGLIKGGIPAQFQQLEGRVVAALRGDAQAYEALMQDPNLPAEFKSKLTRGGIPAQFERMEGLMVSALEGDTKAYEALMQDPNLPAEFKAKLVKGGIPAQFAQLQDLVIAALEGDVAAYNQLIHNPQVPADLKARLVKGGIPAQFAQLEKLLLAALNGDAQAYQAVQQNPQIPPAFKSQIPQGGLAAQVEAQLQATARLLEAAWQGDESAQQALRQNPRLDPRLRSLLDNPPPVEARAGVLAQVRAQAPQLKAAALQQATAQLQAGLEQAQAQALAQAIAGVKAGLAQAQAKAQAAAIAAVRENLRKAQAQALEQAVQATHENLVKAEQQALEEVPHKVVAQLEETKLKLHQALSNGITNAEKNIFLYAALFVLLSMAFILPLPNEELRGRGARA; encoded by the coding sequence GTGAACCCCTCAACCCAAACCCCCTCCCAGAGCACTTCCCGGGAAACCCAGCTCACCTTCATTGGGATTCTGCTGGGGCTTTTCCTGGCCGCGCTCGACCAGACCATTGTCTCGACGGCGTTGCCTAAAATTATCGCCGACCTTAACGGTGCCGAGCTGTACGCCTGGGTGACCACTGCTTACCTGCTGGCCTCCACCGTCTCGGCCCCCATCTTTGGCCGCCTGACCGAGCTTTTCAGCCGTAAGACCATTTTGCTGGTGGCGATTAGCATCTTCCTGCTGGGCTCGGCGCTCGCGGGTTTGTCGCAGAACATGCCCGAATTAATCGCCTTCCGTGGGCTTCAGGGGATTGGCGGTGGGGCCCTGTTCGCTCTTGCCCTGACCACCATTGCGGTGCTCTTTCCCCCGCGCGAGCGTGGACGGGTAGGCGGATTCTTTGGGGCCATCTTTGGGGTGAGCAGTGCGGTGGGGCCGTGGCTGGGGGGTCTCCTGACCGACCACTTCTCCTGGCACTGGGTTTTTTACATCAACATGCCCGTGGGAGCGGTGGCCTTATGGTTCATCCTGCGCTATATGCCCCGCCTGAGCCCGGAACACCGCGAGCGCTTCGACTACCTGGGGGCCGTCTTGCTGGTGGCCTGGACGGTGCCGCTGATGCTGGCCTTCTCCTGGGGGGGCAGCACCTACCCCTGGCTGAGCGCTCAGATCCTGGGCCTTTTGGGGTTGAGCGCGCTGGCCCTGGTGTTGTGGGTCTGGTCACAGAACCGTGTGCAGCACCCGCTTTTTGACCTCTCGATTCTGCGCGTGCGCAGCTTTAGCCTGGCCTCGGCGGCGACCTTCTTCTATGGCCCTGCTTTTCTGGGGGCGGTGGCCTTCTTGCCCCTGTACTTGCAGGTGGTTAAGGGGGTCTCGGCCTCGGCTTCGGGGGTGACGGTGCTGCCCCTTACGCTGGGGGTGGTCTTGGGGGCCACCGGCAGCGGGCTGCTCTCGGGGCGGCTGGGCCGCTTTAAGCCCCTTTTGTTGCTGGGAACCGGCTGGCTGCTGGCGATCTTCCTTACCCTGCACTTCCTGATTAAGGTAGATACCCCCCTCTGGCTGGCGGTGCTGTTTTTCTTCCTGCTGGGCCTGGGGCTGGGGCCTGCCCAGTCGCTCCTACAGATTGCTGCCCAGAACAATGTACCGCCCCAGCGGTTGGGCTCGGCCACGGCTTTTACTCAGTTGATGCGGCAGATTGGCTCGACCGTGGGCATCGCCCTGATGGGCACGCTTTTAGCTAAGAACCTTACTGCCGAGACCTGCAAGGTGTTTCCCGACAATGCGGCCTGCCGTCCGGGCGCCTTGGTGCAACGGAGCAACGAGGCGGGGGTGGGTTTTAACCTCGATGAACAGTTTGCCAAGCTCGAGGCCCAGATCGTGGCCGCGCTTAAGGGAGACACCCAGGCCTACGCAACCCTGCTGCAGGATGCCCAGGTGCCCACCCAGGTTAAGGAAGGCCTGATCAAAGGCGGCATCCCGGCGCAGTTCCAGCAGCTTGAGGGCCGGGTGGTGGCAGCCCTCAGAGGCGATGCCCAGGCCTACGAGGCCCTGATGCAAGACCCCAACCTGCCGGCGGAGTTCAAATCGAAGCTGACCAGAGGGGGTATTCCGGCGCAGTTTGAGCGGATGGAAGGTCTGATGGTGTCGGCGCTCGAGGGGGATACCAAAGCCTACGAGGCCCTGATGCAAGACCCCAACCTGCCGGCGGAGTTCAAAGCCAAGCTGGTGAAAGGCGGTATCCCGGCCCAGTTTGCCCAGTTGCAGGATCTGGTGATTGCGGCCCTCGAGGGGGATGTGGCTGCCTACAACCAGCTCATCCACAACCCGCAGGTTCCAGCCGACCTGAAGGCCCGGCTGGTGAAAGGCGGCATCCCGGCCCAGTTTGCCCAGCTAGAGAAGCTGCTTTTGGCGGCCCTGAACGGGGATGCTCAGGCCTATCAAGCGGTGCAGCAGAACCCGCAGATCCCCCCTGCCTTCAAAAGCCAGATTCCGCAGGGCGGCCTGGCTGCCCAGGTCGAGGCCCAGCTACAAGCAACCGCGCGCCTGCTCGAGGCGGCCTGGCAGGGAGATGAAAGCGCACAACAAGCCTTGCGCCAGAACCCCAGGCTCGACCCCCGCCTGCGGAGCCTGCTCGACAACCCGCCGCCCGTGGAGGCCCGAGCAGGGGTGCTGGCCCAGGTGCGGGCCCAGGCGCCTCAGCTCAAAGCAGCCGCTTTGCAGCAGGCGACAGCCCAGCTCCAAGCGGGGCTAGAGCAAGCCCAGGCCCAGGCGCTTGCCCAGGCCATTGCCGGGGTCAAGGCGGGTCTGGCCCAGGCCCAGGCCAAAGCCCAGGCAGCGGCCATCGCGGCAGTCCGGGAAAACCTGCGCAAAGCCCAGGCCCAGGCGCTGGAGCAGGCCGTGCAGGCCACCCACGAGAACCTGGTCAAAGCCGAGCAGCAGGCCCTCGAGGAGGTGCCCCATAAGGTAGTAGCGCAGCTCGAGGAAACCAAACTCAAGCTGCACCAGGCCCTCAGCAACGGCATCACCAACGCGGAGAAAAACATTTTCCTCTACGCGGCCCTGTTCGTCCTGCTTTCAATGGCCTTTATCCTGCCCTTGCCCAACGAAGAACTGCGCGGCCGGGGGGCTCGAGCCTGA
- a CDS encoding NAD-dependent succinate-semialdehyde dehydrogenase — protein MVKDFDFPSLAYVGGRWQPTSKTFAVKSPYSGELVAEVADCGEAEARLAADAAVAAFKEWKKLTGFERGKILRKWNDLLIAHQEELGRLTALEMGKPITEAKGEVLYAASFVEWCAEEAPRVNGELIHSRFPNKRQMAVYEPVGPVYAVTPWNFPTSMITRKAAPALAAGCTIIIKPAEQTPLCALYLARLWEEAGGPAGTLQVLPASDPVPVSRVLMEDMRIRKITFTGSTPVGKILYRQGADTLKRVSLELGGNAPFIVFEDADIEKAVQFTLLSKYRNSGQTCVTTNRIYVHRKLEADYASALAEAVGKLKVGDPLDPSTNVGPLVEQQGLDKVVSHVEDALAKGAKVVTGGKALGGLLYAPTVLTGIQPGMRILEEETFGPVAPLMPFEDEEQAIAWANNTDYGLAAYIWTKDLSRAFRVAEALEYGIVGVNDPVPSAMGSNLPFGGYKNSGLGREGGHWGMEEFLETKLISFLLP, from the coding sequence ATGGTCAAAGACTTCGATTTTCCAAGCCTCGCCTATGTGGGCGGCCGGTGGCAGCCAACCTCCAAAACCTTTGCGGTCAAGAGCCCCTACAGCGGCGAACTGGTGGCCGAGGTGGCCGACTGCGGCGAGGCCGAGGCCCGCCTGGCCGCCGATGCTGCGGTGGCGGCCTTCAAGGAGTGGAAAAAGCTGACCGGCTTTGAGCGGGGCAAGATTCTACGCAAGTGGAACGACCTGCTCATCGCCCATCAGGAAGAGCTGGGGCGGCTGACCGCGCTGGAGATGGGAAAGCCCATCACCGAGGCCAAAGGGGAGGTGCTGTATGCCGCCAGCTTTGTGGAGTGGTGCGCCGAGGAAGCCCCTCGAGTAAATGGGGAACTCATCCACTCGCGCTTCCCCAACAAGCGCCAGATGGCCGTGTACGAGCCGGTGGGGCCGGTGTACGCCGTTACCCCCTGGAACTTCCCTACTAGCATGATCACCCGCAAGGCCGCCCCGGCGCTGGCTGCGGGCTGCACCATCATCATCAAGCCGGCCGAACAGACCCCCTTATGTGCGCTTTATCTGGCCAGGCTCTGGGAAGAGGCCGGGGGGCCCGCCGGAACCCTGCAGGTGCTACCGGCCTCCGACCCGGTGCCGGTCTCCAGGGTTCTGATGGAGGACATGCGCATCCGCAAGATCACCTTCACCGGCTCCACCCCGGTGGGCAAAATCCTCTACCGCCAGGGGGCCGATACCCTCAAGCGGGTCTCGTTGGAGCTCGGCGGCAACGCCCCGTTTATCGTCTTCGAGGACGCCGACATTGAAAAGGCCGTGCAGTTTACCCTGCTCTCCAAGTACCGCAACAGCGGCCAGACCTGCGTAACCACCAACCGCATCTATGTGCACAGGAAGCTCGAGGCCGACTACGCCAGCGCCCTGGCCGAGGCCGTTGGCAAGCTGAAGGTGGGCGACCCCCTGGATCCCAGCACCAACGTGGGGCCCCTGGTGGAGCAGCAGGGCCTGGATAAGGTGGTCTCGCACGTGGAAGATGCCCTCGCCAAAGGGGCCAAGGTGGTTACCGGTGGCAAGGCCCTGGGCGGGCTTTTGTACGCTCCCACGGTGCTCACCGGCATCCAGCCCGGGATGCGCATCCTCGAGGAGGAGACCTTTGGGCCGGTCGCCCCCCTGATGCCCTTCGAGGACGAGGAGCAAGCCATCGCCTGGGCCAACAACACCGACTACGGGCTGGCCGCCTACATCTGGACCAAAGACCTCTCCCGCGCCTTCCGGGTGGCCGAGGCCCTGGAGTATGGCATCGTGGGCGTAAACGACCCCGTCCCCAGCGCCATGGGCTCCAACCTGCCCTTTGGTGGTTACAAAAACTCGGGGCTGGGCCGCGAGGGCGGGCACTGGGGCATGGAGGAGTTCCTCGAGACCAAGCTTATCTCGTTCCTGCTGCCCTAG